The following coding sequences lie in one Arachis ipaensis cultivar K30076 chromosome B05, Araip1.1, whole genome shotgun sequence genomic window:
- the LOC107640957 gene encoding uncharacterized protein LOC107640957: MNLEGVGDEVRCRAFPVTLVGPTIHWFNALPQGSVTTFADITRAFLAQFTTRIAKAKHPINLLGVTQRSKKPTRKHLDRFNDECLEIDDLIDSVASFCLTNGLLNEDFRKHLTTKPVWTMQEIQNVTREYIKDEEVSQVVAANKRQPAYNPARQPGNGERPKEHSKDGGPSKAFKPFPRVVKFTNYTPLTALIVEVYQQIADKGILSKPRQLKDITGENKNLYCDYHKGFGHKTQDCFDLKDALEQAIREGDGTVNRSGDDRGRTVKQRQEPEEDDECGLTIINVVVGRDVAPRLKLACRKDAKVLAVSSSSLVPPSRRIQPISFGPEDQWFDDLPENPSIVITARVGTGLVRRILVDTGTNSNIMFCNVFDALGLRDTDLRTHQHSVVALGDNFIKPDGIVSLPISIGAGRGKRSVMAEFFVLRDSTAYNLILGRKTINEFRAVICTKLLVIKFVADDGSFGSIRGDLKTAVACDNANLSLRKKSKEAARVFLADLDARVDDKPRPEPEEDLEKFRVSDTEEKFTFANRNLPHDLKEPFVEMIRANGDLFAWTPVDMLGIDPNSCLTIWPLG, from the exons GATGAAGTAAGGTGTCGCGCCTTCCCGGTGACCTTGGTAGGGCCGACAATCCACTGGTTTAACGCTCTCCCCCAAGGCTCCGTCACAACTTTTGCGGACATAACCCGCGCTTTCCTGGCTCAGTTTACCACACGTATTGCTAAGGCTAAGCACCCGATCAACTTGTTAGGGGTGACACAGAGAAGCAAAAAACCGACCAGGAAGCACCTGGATAGGTTTAATGATGAATGCTTGGAGATTGACGACCTGATCGACTCAGTGGCCAGTTTTTGCTTGACGAACGGGTTACTGAACGAGGATTTCAGGAAGCACCTTACCACCAAGCCCGTATGGACGATGCAGGAGATCCAAAATGTGACCAGGGAATATATCAAAGACGAAGAGGTTAGCCAAGTCGTGGCAGCCAACAAGCGGCAGCCCGCTTATAACCCTGCTCGCCAGCCCGGTAATGGGGAAAGGCCTAAGGAGCACTCCAAGGACGGAGGGCCGTCTAAAGCCTTCAAGCCGTTCCCCCGGGTAGTAAAGTTTACTAACTACACTCCCCTGACAGCTCTGATCGTCGAAGTGTATCAGCAAATAGCCGACAAAGGGATCCTATCGAAGCCCCGACAACTCAAGGATATAACTGGGGAGAACAAAAACCTCTATTGTGACTATCACAAGGGCTTCGGCCACAAGACCCAGGATTGTTTCGATTTGAAGGACGCACTGGAGCAGGCGATCCGGGAAG GAGATGGGACTGTGAACCGATCTGGCGACGACAGGGGCCGCACCGTTAAACAAAGGCAAGAACCCGAGGAGGACGATGAGTGCGGCCTCACCATAATAAACGTGGTGGTCGGGAGGGACGTCGCCCCCAGGTTGAAGTTGGCATGCAGGAAGGATGCCAAAGTCTTGGCGGTGTCATCGTCTAGTCTCGTGCCCCCCTCCAGGAGAATCCAGCCAATATCATTCGGTCCagaggaccaatggttcgacgaCTTGCCAGAGAACCCTTCTATAGTGATCACGGCAAGAGTGGGGACTGGTCTGGTCAGACGAATCCTTGTGGACACTGGAACCAATTCGAACATCATGTTCTGTAATGTGTTTGACGCTCTGGGCCTCCGGGACACCGACCTGAGGACCCACCAACACAGTGTGGTTGCCTTAGGCGATAACTTTATTAAGCCTGATGGAATAGTATCCTTACCGATCTCCATAGGAGCAGGCCGAgggaagaggtcggtaatggcgGAGTTCTTTGTCCTAAGGGATTCCACGGCCTACAACCTTATCTTGGGTAGAAAAACCATCAATGAGTTCAGAGCAGTGATTTGTACCAAGTTACTGGTGATAAAGTTTGTTGCTGATGATGGGTCTTTTGGATCCATCAGGGGTGATTTGaaaacggcagtcgcttgcgacaacgCCAACCTCTCCCTAAGaaaaaagtccaaagaagcagCCAGGGTCTTCCTAGCCGACCTAGATGCGAGGGTTGACGACAAACCCCGACCAGAACCTGAAGAAGACCTTGAGAAGTTCAGGGTCAGTGACACGGAAGAGAAGTTCACCTTTGCGAACAGGAATCTCCCTCATGACTTAAAAGAACCATTTGTGGAAATGATTCGAGCAAACGGCGATCTGTTCGCCTGGACGCCGGTCGACATGCTGGGAATTGACCCCAATTCATGTCTCACCATCTGGCCGTTAGGGTAG